A window from Salmo trutta chromosome 29, fSalTru1.1, whole genome shotgun sequence encodes these proteins:
- the LOC115166853 gene encoding sushi, nidogen and EGF-like domain-containing protein 1 isoform X1, producing MDKELVTMRNQIMLFVLFLLMTSKVTTADFATTSTTDVPSTTPVTTSTTDVPSTTPATTSTTDVPSTTPGPLYPFGAGDTVSSRSDDGSSPPITLEQPFVYFGKPYQQIYVNHNGHLTFNEAFASYKPYRFPAFSSRDLIAPFWTDLDNRWNGTISYRQYSSGSVLQQATQDINQYFPNLGFSVNWVFVATWDKVAYYNNFGTEITFQVVLIAGGQSSFILMNYGEIAPTTQDIQAGYDTVSSIHYFSIPGSFQSNDTTFSNTSNVNVAGRWAFQTNATTSTTDVPSTTPAPTSDEPFAVDDFCIDSIFCKGQGLTGSVYMLSTLLILVFLTILNN from the exons CGACCACTTCAACAACTGATGTCCCTTCAACAACCCCTG TGACCACTTCAACAACTGATGTCCCTTCAACAACCCCTG CGACCACTTCAACAACTGATGTCCCTTCAACAACCCCTG GCCCACTCTATCCATTTGGGGCTGGAGACACAGTGAGCTCCCGATCCGATGATGGAAGTTCCCCTCCTATAACCCTGGAGCAGCCATTTGTTTATTTTGGAAAACCGTATCAACAGATATAC GTGAACCACAATGGACATCTGACCTTCAATGAAGCATTTGCCAGTTACAAACCATACCGATTCCCTGCATTTTCCTCAAGAGATCTGATCGCTCCATTTTGGACCGATTTGGACAACAGGTGGAATGGTACCATCTCTTACCGGCAGTACAGCAGTGGTAGTGTTCTTCAACAGGCCACACAAGACATTAATCAGTACTTCCCAAACCTGGGCTTCTCTGTTAATTGGGTCTTCGTTGCTACATGGGATAAGGTTGCCTACTACAACAATTTTGGAACA GAAATCACCTTCCAAGTGGTTCTGATTGCTGGTGGCCAATCCTCCTTCATCCTGATGAACTATGGGGAGATTGCACCAACAACTCAAGATATTCAG GCTGGCTATGACACAGTCAGCTCCATCCACTACTTCTCGATCCCGGGGTCATTTCAAAGCAACGACACAACTTTCAGTAACACCAGCAATGTCAATGTCGCTGGTCGCTGGGCCTTCCAGACAAATG CGACCACTTCAACAACTGATGTCCCTTCAACAACCCCTG CTCCAACATCTGATGAGCCTTTCGCAGTTGATGACTTCTGCATAGATTCCATTTTTTGTAAAGGACAGGGTTTGACTGGTTCCGtttatatgctgagcactttgtTAATTCTGGTGTTTCTTACCATTTTAAATAATTGA
- the LOC115166853 gene encoding sushi, nidogen and EGF-like domain-containing protein 1 isoform X2: MDKELVTMRNQIMLFVLFLLMTSKVTTADFATTSTTDVPSTTPVTTSTTDVPSTTPGPLYPFGAGDTVSSRSDDGSSPPITLEQPFVYFGKPYQQIYVNHNGHLTFNEAFASYKPYRFPAFSSRDLIAPFWTDLDNRWNGTISYRQYSSGSVLQQATQDINQYFPNLGFSVNWVFVATWDKVAYYNNFGTEITFQVVLIAGGQSSFILMNYGEIAPTTQDIQAGYDTVSSIHYFSIPGSFQSNDTTFSNTSNVNVAGRWAFQTNATTSTTDVPSTTPAPTSDEPFAVDDFCIDSIFCKGQGLTGSVYMLSTLLILVFLTILNN; encoded by the exons CGACCACTTCAACAACTGATGTCCCTTCAACAACCCCTG TGACCACTTCAACAACTGATGTCCCTTCAACAACCCCTG GCCCACTCTATCCATTTGGGGCTGGAGACACAGTGAGCTCCCGATCCGATGATGGAAGTTCCCCTCCTATAACCCTGGAGCAGCCATTTGTTTATTTTGGAAAACCGTATCAACAGATATAC GTGAACCACAATGGACATCTGACCTTCAATGAAGCATTTGCCAGTTACAAACCATACCGATTCCCTGCATTTTCCTCAAGAGATCTGATCGCTCCATTTTGGACCGATTTGGACAACAGGTGGAATGGTACCATCTCTTACCGGCAGTACAGCAGTGGTAGTGTTCTTCAACAGGCCACACAAGACATTAATCAGTACTTCCCAAACCTGGGCTTCTCTGTTAATTGGGTCTTCGTTGCTACATGGGATAAGGTTGCCTACTACAACAATTTTGGAACA GAAATCACCTTCCAAGTGGTTCTGATTGCTGGTGGCCAATCCTCCTTCATCCTGATGAACTATGGGGAGATTGCACCAACAACTCAAGATATTCAG GCTGGCTATGACACAGTCAGCTCCATCCACTACTTCTCGATCCCGGGGTCATTTCAAAGCAACGACACAACTTTCAGTAACACCAGCAATGTCAATGTCGCTGGTCGCTGGGCCTTCCAGACAAATG CGACCACTTCAACAACTGATGTCCCTTCAACAACCCCTG CTCCAACATCTGATGAGCCTTTCGCAGTTGATGACTTCTGCATAGATTCCATTTTTTGTAAAGGACAGGGTTTGACTGGTTCCGtttatatgctgagcactttgtTAATTCTGGTGTTTCTTACCATTTTAAATAATTGA
- the LOC115166853 gene encoding sushi, nidogen and EGF-like domain-containing protein 1 isoform X3 produces MDKELVTMRNQIMLFVLFLLMTSKVTTADFATTSTTDVPSTTPATTSTTDVPSTTPGPLYPFGAGDTVSSRSDDGSSPPITLEQPFVYFGKPYQQIYVNHNGHLTFNEAFASYKPYRFPAFSSRDLIAPFWTDLDNRWNGTISYRQYSSGSVLQQATQDINQYFPNLGFSVNWVFVATWDKVAYYNNFGTEITFQVVLIAGGQSSFILMNYGEIAPTTQDIQAGYDTVSSIHYFSIPGSFQSNDTTFSNTSNVNVAGRWAFQTNATTSTTDVPSTTPAPTSDEPFAVDDFCIDSIFCKGQGLTGSVYMLSTLLILVFLTILNN; encoded by the exons CGACCACTTCAACAACTGATGTCCCTTCAACAACCCCTG CGACCACTTCAACAACTGATGTCCCTTCAACAACCCCTG GCCCACTCTATCCATTTGGGGCTGGAGACACAGTGAGCTCCCGATCCGATGATGGAAGTTCCCCTCCTATAACCCTGGAGCAGCCATTTGTTTATTTTGGAAAACCGTATCAACAGATATAC GTGAACCACAATGGACATCTGACCTTCAATGAAGCATTTGCCAGTTACAAACCATACCGATTCCCTGCATTTTCCTCAAGAGATCTGATCGCTCCATTTTGGACCGATTTGGACAACAGGTGGAATGGTACCATCTCTTACCGGCAGTACAGCAGTGGTAGTGTTCTTCAACAGGCCACACAAGACATTAATCAGTACTTCCCAAACCTGGGCTTCTCTGTTAATTGGGTCTTCGTTGCTACATGGGATAAGGTTGCCTACTACAACAATTTTGGAACA GAAATCACCTTCCAAGTGGTTCTGATTGCTGGTGGCCAATCCTCCTTCATCCTGATGAACTATGGGGAGATTGCACCAACAACTCAAGATATTCAG GCTGGCTATGACACAGTCAGCTCCATCCACTACTTCTCGATCCCGGGGTCATTTCAAAGCAACGACACAACTTTCAGTAACACCAGCAATGTCAATGTCGCTGGTCGCTGGGCCTTCCAGACAAATG CGACCACTTCAACAACTGATGTCCCTTCAACAACCCCTG CTCCAACATCTGATGAGCCTTTCGCAGTTGATGACTTCTGCATAGATTCCATTTTTTGTAAAGGACAGGGTTTGACTGGTTCCGtttatatgctgagcactttgtTAATTCTGGTGTTTCTTACCATTTTAAATAATTGA
- the LOC115166853 gene encoding sushi, nidogen and EGF-like domain-containing protein 1 isoform X5 has translation MDKELVTMRNQIMLFVLFLLMTSKVTTADFATTSTTDVPSTTPGPLYPFGAGDTVSSRSDDGSSPPITLEQPFVYFGKPYQQIYVNHNGHLTFNEAFASYKPYRFPAFSSRDLIAPFWTDLDNRWNGTISYRQYSSGSVLQQATQDINQYFPNLGFSVNWVFVATWDKVAYYNNFGTEITFQVVLIAGGQSSFILMNYGEIAPTTQDIQAGYDTVSSIHYFSIPGSFQSNDTTFSNTSNVNVAGRWAFQTNATTSTTDVPSTTPAPTSDEPFAVDDFCIDSIFCKGQGLTGSVYMLSTLLILVFLTILNN, from the exons CGACCACTTCAACAACTGATGTCCCTTCAACAACCCCTG GCCCACTCTATCCATTTGGGGCTGGAGACACAGTGAGCTCCCGATCCGATGATGGAAGTTCCCCTCCTATAACCCTGGAGCAGCCATTTGTTTATTTTGGAAAACCGTATCAACAGATATAC GTGAACCACAATGGACATCTGACCTTCAATGAAGCATTTGCCAGTTACAAACCATACCGATTCCCTGCATTTTCCTCAAGAGATCTGATCGCTCCATTTTGGACCGATTTGGACAACAGGTGGAATGGTACCATCTCTTACCGGCAGTACAGCAGTGGTAGTGTTCTTCAACAGGCCACACAAGACATTAATCAGTACTTCCCAAACCTGGGCTTCTCTGTTAATTGGGTCTTCGTTGCTACATGGGATAAGGTTGCCTACTACAACAATTTTGGAACA GAAATCACCTTCCAAGTGGTTCTGATTGCTGGTGGCCAATCCTCCTTCATCCTGATGAACTATGGGGAGATTGCACCAACAACTCAAGATATTCAG GCTGGCTATGACACAGTCAGCTCCATCCACTACTTCTCGATCCCGGGGTCATTTCAAAGCAACGACACAACTTTCAGTAACACCAGCAATGTCAATGTCGCTGGTCGCTGGGCCTTCCAGACAAATG CGACCACTTCAACAACTGATGTCCCTTCAACAACCCCTG CTCCAACATCTGATGAGCCTTTCGCAGTTGATGACTTCTGCATAGATTCCATTTTTTGTAAAGGACAGGGTTTGACTGGTTCCGtttatatgctgagcactttgtTAATTCTGGTGTTTCTTACCATTTTAAATAATTGA
- the LOC115166853 gene encoding sushi, nidogen and EGF-like domain-containing protein 1 isoform X4: protein MDKELVTMRNQIMLFVLFLLMTSKVTTADFVTTSTTDVPSTTPATTSTTDVPSTTPGPLYPFGAGDTVSSRSDDGSSPPITLEQPFVYFGKPYQQIYVNHNGHLTFNEAFASYKPYRFPAFSSRDLIAPFWTDLDNRWNGTISYRQYSSGSVLQQATQDINQYFPNLGFSVNWVFVATWDKVAYYNNFGTEITFQVVLIAGGQSSFILMNYGEIAPTTQDIQAGYDTVSSIHYFSIPGSFQSNDTTFSNTSNVNVAGRWAFQTNATTSTTDVPSTTPAPTSDEPFAVDDFCIDSIFCKGQGLTGSVYMLSTLLILVFLTILNN, encoded by the exons TGACCACTTCAACAACTGATGTCCCTTCAACAACCCCTG CGACCACTTCAACAACTGATGTCCCTTCAACAACCCCTG GCCCACTCTATCCATTTGGGGCTGGAGACACAGTGAGCTCCCGATCCGATGATGGAAGTTCCCCTCCTATAACCCTGGAGCAGCCATTTGTTTATTTTGGAAAACCGTATCAACAGATATAC GTGAACCACAATGGACATCTGACCTTCAATGAAGCATTTGCCAGTTACAAACCATACCGATTCCCTGCATTTTCCTCAAGAGATCTGATCGCTCCATTTTGGACCGATTTGGACAACAGGTGGAATGGTACCATCTCTTACCGGCAGTACAGCAGTGGTAGTGTTCTTCAACAGGCCACACAAGACATTAATCAGTACTTCCCAAACCTGGGCTTCTCTGTTAATTGGGTCTTCGTTGCTACATGGGATAAGGTTGCCTACTACAACAATTTTGGAACA GAAATCACCTTCCAAGTGGTTCTGATTGCTGGTGGCCAATCCTCCTTCATCCTGATGAACTATGGGGAGATTGCACCAACAACTCAAGATATTCAG GCTGGCTATGACACAGTCAGCTCCATCCACTACTTCTCGATCCCGGGGTCATTTCAAAGCAACGACACAACTTTCAGTAACACCAGCAATGTCAATGTCGCTGGTCGCTGGGCCTTCCAGACAAATG CGACCACTTCAACAACTGATGTCCCTTCAACAACCCCTG CTCCAACATCTGATGAGCCTTTCGCAGTTGATGACTTCTGCATAGATTCCATTTTTTGTAAAGGACAGGGTTTGACTGGTTCCGtttatatgctgagcactttgtTAATTCTGGTGTTTCTTACCATTTTAAATAATTGA